A part of Brachybacterium faecium DSM 4810 genomic DNA contains:
- a CDS encoding phosphoribosylformylglycinamidine synthase subunit I (PFAM: CobB/CobQ-like glutamine amidotransferase domain~TIGRFAM: phosphoribosylformylglycinamidine synthase I): MRIGVVTFPGTLDDRDALRAVRLGGAEPVALWHGDDDLRDVEAIVLPGGFSYGDYLRAGAISRFAPVMDRVVDAAQGGMPVLGICNGFQVLCETHLLPGAMIKNAHRSFICRDQPLRVENVRTAWTTDYQQDQVIRVPLKNQDGQYVADERTLAELEAEGRVVFRYTAGATHGPAGFESNPNGSRNDIAGITNAEGNVVGLMPHPEHAVETGFGPDQPGEGTRTGTDGLAMFTSVLRSMVS, encoded by the coding sequence ATGCGCATCGGTGTGGTGACCTTCCCGGGCACGCTCGACGACCGGGACGCGCTGCGTGCCGTGCGGCTGGGCGGTGCCGAGCCGGTCGCGCTGTGGCACGGCGACGACGATCTGCGGGACGTCGAGGCGATCGTGCTGCCCGGCGGCTTCTCCTACGGCGACTACCTGCGGGCCGGGGCGATCAGCCGCTTCGCGCCGGTGATGGACCGGGTCGTCGACGCCGCCCAGGGCGGGATGCCGGTGCTCGGCATCTGCAACGGCTTCCAGGTGCTGTGCGAGACGCATCTGCTGCCCGGCGCGATGATCAAGAACGCGCACCGCTCGTTCATCTGCCGCGATCAGCCGCTGCGGGTCGAGAACGTGCGCACCGCCTGGACCACCGACTACCAGCAGGACCAGGTCATCCGGGTGCCGCTGAAGAACCAGGACGGCCAGTACGTCGCCGATGAGCGCACCCTCGCCGAGCTCGAGGCCGAGGGCCGGGTGGTCTTCCGCTACACCGCGGGCGCCACGCACGGGCCCGCCGGCTTCGAGTCCAACCCCAACGGCTCGCGCAACGACATCGCGGGTATCACCAACGCCGAGGGCAACGTGGTGGGCCTGATGCCGCACCCCGAGCACGCGGTGGAGACCGGCTTCGGCCCGGACCAGCCGGGCGAGGGCACCCGCACCGGCACGGACGGCCTGGCCATGTTCACCTCCGTGCTGCGCAGCATGGTCAGCTGA
- a CDS encoding 16S RNA G1207 methylase RsmC (PFAM: Methyltransferase small domain): protein MPHTPAADAVDEDPAVGAPYDTGPVAPTPQGPDQTDRVIIAAAEEIGTGCPCGLIVVDDATGELTAFALASVAEHPDAVVLSWTSSLPLATSLRERFAGQIEAGRLHVPAGPDVLPLEQAAAEVEGHLLVLMRLPKAVHALEDRARRLAAAVRTGGQDGLGIIAGGRVKHMTRAQNDALATVFSEVRASRGIGKSRALIATELRASSAAPVAIDGSARVAVRGQQRELALRGVGAVFGGASADAGSRLLLQALDRALVSGDLTADAPVTAAADLGCGNGLMTAHLAAALPEASVLGSDADADAVSSTRATLAANALEREEVEVSWDDALSRVADSSLDLVLLNPPFHDGTSVDATLVQGLLDTAARVLRPGGQLWFVHNSHLRYRTEVERRAGAVQQRARDRRFTVLSAVR from the coding sequence GTGCCCCACACTCCCGCCGCAGATGCTGTCGACGAGGACCCCGCCGTCGGGGCTCCCTATGACACGGGTCCCGTCGCTCCGACTCCTCAGGGCCCGGACCAGACGGACCGCGTGATCATCGCGGCGGCCGAGGAGATCGGCACCGGCTGTCCCTGCGGCCTGATCGTGGTCGACGACGCGACCGGCGAGCTCACCGCCTTCGCCCTCGCCTCCGTGGCAGAGCACCCTGACGCGGTGGTGCTCAGCTGGACCTCCTCGCTCCCGCTCGCGACCTCTCTGCGCGAACGCTTCGCCGGGCAGATCGAGGCCGGTCGCCTGCATGTCCCTGCAGGTCCCGACGTCCTCCCGCTCGAGCAGGCCGCCGCCGAGGTCGAGGGGCACCTGCTCGTGCTCATGCGCCTGCCCAAGGCCGTCCACGCTCTCGAGGACCGGGCCCGACGGCTCGCCGCGGCGGTCCGGACCGGTGGTCAGGACGGTCTCGGGATCATCGCGGGCGGGCGTGTGAAGCACATGACCCGGGCGCAGAACGACGCACTCGCGACGGTCTTCTCGGAGGTCCGGGCGAGCCGCGGGATCGGCAAGTCCCGCGCCCTCATCGCGACCGAGCTCCGGGCATCCAGCGCGGCCCCGGTCGCGATCGACGGCTCCGCACGAGTCGCCGTGCGTGGGCAGCAGAGGGAGCTCGCCCTGCGCGGAGTGGGCGCCGTCTTCGGCGGAGCATCGGCCGACGCCGGCAGCCGTCTGCTGCTGCAGGCTCTCGACCGTGCCCTGGTCTCCGGGGACCTCACCGCCGACGCCCCGGTCACCGCCGCCGCGGACCTCGGCTGCGGCAACGGGCTCATGACCGCCCATCTCGCCGCGGCCCTGCCCGAGGCGAGCGTGCTGGGAAGCGATGCGGATGCGGATGCCGTCAGCTCCACCCGCGCGACTCTCGCCGCCAATGCCCTCGAGCGCGAGGAGGTGGAGGTGAGCTGGGACGATGCGCTGTCCAGGGTCGCCGATTCGAGCCTGGACCTGGTGCTGCTGAACCCTCCCTTCCATGACGGCACCTCGGTCGACGCGACGCTCGTGCAGGGTCTGCTCGACACCGCCGCGCGCGTGCTGCGCCCCGGCGGGCAGCTCTGGTTCGTGCACAACTCCCATCTGCGGTACCGCACCGAGGTGGAGCGGCGGGCCGGCGCGGTGCAGCAGCGCGCCCGCGACCGCCGCTTCACCGTGCTCAGCGCGGTGCGCTGA
- a CDS encoding Pirin-related protein (PFAM: Pirin C-terminal cupin domain; Pirin), which translates to MSTFEDFELLEPRAVPLGGPRGMTVHRTLPARRTSLIGAWCFADHFGPDDVSASGGMQVARHPHTGLATVSWLFEGAITHRDSLGNHALVRPGDVDIMVAGSGITHSEYSVADTTILHGVQLWYALPDRARFREQRFEVSTPREIGTGAARARVGLGAFRAVDGDGAVLEGTSPVTTDTALSMSQLDLRAASALRIDLDPGHEYGLLVDRGAAELSAGDRETTVASRELMVLPDGARRLEIRAADGEDFRAMLLGGEPLGEDIIMWWNFVGRTHEEIVAFRARYQAEIEAEGTLAEAPIHPEARSRGGLSADAEQFGPFAPHTPAALPAPMLPNGHLRSRGRVGIPKD; encoded by the coding sequence ATGAGCACCTTCGAGGATTTCGAGCTGCTGGAGCCCCGCGCGGTGCCGCTCGGCGGCCCGCGCGGCATGACCGTCCACCGCACGCTGCCGGCGCGGCGCACCTCTCTCATCGGCGCCTGGTGCTTCGCGGACCACTTCGGGCCCGACGACGTCTCCGCCTCCGGCGGGATGCAGGTGGCCCGCCACCCGCACACGGGCCTGGCGACGGTGTCCTGGCTGTTCGAGGGCGCGATCACCCACCGCGACTCGCTCGGCAACCACGCCCTGGTGCGCCCCGGCGACGTCGACATCATGGTCGCCGGCTCCGGGATCACCCACTCGGAGTACTCCGTCGCCGACACCACGATCCTGCACGGCGTCCAGCTCTGGTACGCCCTGCCGGACCGTGCCCGGTTCCGCGAGCAGCGCTTCGAGGTGTCCACCCCGCGCGAGATCGGCACCGGCGCTGCCCGGGCCCGGGTGGGACTGGGTGCGTTCCGTGCGGTCGACGGCGACGGCGCGGTGCTCGAGGGCACCTCGCCCGTGACCACCGACACCGCCCTGAGCATGTCCCAGCTCGACCTGCGAGCCGCGAGCGCGCTGCGCATCGACCTGGATCCCGGGCACGAGTACGGACTGCTGGTGGACCGCGGCGCCGCAGAGCTCTCCGCCGGGGACCGTGAGACCACGGTCGCGAGCCGGGAGCTGATGGTGCTGCCCGACGGCGCCCGTCGCCTCGAGATCCGCGCCGCTGACGGCGAGGACTTCCGCGCGATGCTGCTGGGCGGGGAGCCGCTCGGCGAGGACATCATCATGTGGTGGAACTTCGTGGGTCGCACCCATGAGGAGATCGTGGCGTTCCGCGCCCGCTACCAGGCGGAGATCGAGGCGGAGGGTACGCTCGCCGAGGCCCCGATCCACCCCGAGGCCCGCTCACGGGGCGGTCTGTCGGCCGATGCCGAGCAGTTCGGACCCTTCGCCCCGCACACCCCCGCGGCCCTGCCCGCGCCCATGCTCCCGAACGGCCACCTGCGCTCACGCGGCCGCGTCGGCATCCCGAAGGACTGA
- a CDS encoding predicted transcriptional regulator (PFAM: MerR, DNA binding; TipAS antibiotic-recognition domain; MerR family regulatory protein), translating to MTETTQHEDLTVGRVAELVGVSVRTLHHWDAIGLVRPGGRSWAGYRLYDAADVARIHRVLVYRELGLALAEIGRILDDPSVDPREHLRRQKDQLAERIRRLERTARAVDEMIERTDMAAQNSTPLSPEEQARIFGTDWDPAYQEEARERWGSTDAWKQSAARSAGRDAAQWQEFKDELDEVEAALADALDRGVDPAGEDANALAERHRATIARHYDCTHAMQVVLARMYTEDPRFAAHYDQRAEGLAAWLRHAIEENARAHGVDPETATWQ from the coding sequence ATGACCGAGACGACACAGCACGAGGACCTCACCGTCGGCCGCGTCGCCGAGCTGGTGGGCGTCAGCGTCCGCACACTGCACCACTGGGACGCGATCGGACTGGTCCGGCCCGGCGGGCGCAGCTGGGCCGGCTACCGGCTGTACGACGCCGCGGACGTGGCCCGGATCCACCGGGTGCTCGTGTACCGCGAGCTCGGTCTGGCGCTCGCGGAGATCGGGCGGATCCTCGATGATCCCTCCGTCGACCCCCGCGAGCACCTCCGCCGCCAGAAGGACCAGCTCGCCGAGCGGATCCGGCGGCTCGAGCGGACGGCACGCGCCGTCGACGAGATGATCGAGAGGACCGACATGGCCGCACAGAACAGCACCCCGCTGAGCCCCGAGGAGCAGGCCCGCATCTTCGGCACCGACTGGGACCCCGCGTACCAGGAGGAGGCCCGCGAGCGCTGGGGGAGCACCGACGCCTGGAAGCAGTCCGCCGCCCGCAGCGCCGGCCGCGATGCCGCGCAGTGGCAGGAGTTCAAGGACGAGCTCGACGAGGTCGAGGCCGCGCTCGCCGACGCCCTCGACCGGGGCGTCGACCCCGCCGGCGAAGACGCGAACGCGCTCGCTGAACGCCACCGCGCCACGATCGCGAGGCACTACGACTGCACCCACGCGATGCAGGTGGTGCTGGCTCGGATGTACACCGAGGACCCCCGGTTCGCGGCGCACTACGACCAGCGGGCCGAGGGCCTCGCCGCCTGGCTGCGCCATGCGATCGAGGAGAACGCCCGAGCCCACGGCGTGGACCCGGAGACCGCCACCTGGCAGTGA
- a CDS encoding Inosine-uridine nucleoside N-ribohydrolase (PFAM: Inosine-uridine preferring nucleoside hydrolase) — protein MSIPLLVDCDTGIDDAIALTYLAAHPGAEIAGIVSTGGNVEVGAVHRNNLVLNELLGVDAPIARGAERPLVQEPMYADDTHGPGGLGHAVLPDPTRTGDARTGAQLWVDLARQRPGELVGLVLGPHTNLALALEIEPELPRLLRRLHVMGGAIHHRGNTGPTSEWNIAVDPEAAQRVLTAFSTAARRPVLGSLEATESVRFTQGTFDRVSALEAGTGHPVAGILADALRFYFEFHEADGFGWTAHVHDPLVAAHAVTGDFAGTRPLAVDVELAGTLTRGQTVGDELGRWGRAPNVEVLTDVRPQEFIEHLLATLESGLSRDPVR, from the coding sequence ATGAGCATTCCGCTGCTGGTCGACTGCGACACCGGGATCGACGACGCGATCGCCCTGACGTATCTCGCCGCGCACCCTGGCGCCGAGATCGCCGGCATCGTCTCCACGGGCGGGAACGTCGAGGTGGGGGCGGTGCATCGCAACAACCTGGTGCTCAACGAGCTGCTGGGGGTCGACGCCCCGATCGCGCGGGGCGCGGAGCGCCCGCTGGTGCAGGAGCCGATGTACGCCGACGACACCCACGGCCCGGGCGGGCTCGGCCATGCGGTGCTGCCCGATCCCACCCGCACCGGTGATGCCCGCACGGGCGCCCAGCTGTGGGTGGACCTCGCCCGGCAGCGGCCCGGCGAGCTGGTGGGCCTGGTGCTCGGCCCGCACACGAATCTCGCGCTCGCGCTGGAGATCGAGCCGGAGCTGCCGCGTCTGCTCCGGCGCCTGCACGTCATGGGCGGGGCGATCCACCACCGCGGCAACACCGGGCCGACGAGCGAGTGGAACATCGCGGTGGATCCGGAAGCGGCTCAGCGCGTGCTCACCGCCTTCTCCACGGCCGCGCGGCGCCCGGTGCTGGGCTCGCTCGAGGCGACCGAGTCGGTCCGCTTCACGCAGGGCACCTTCGACCGCGTCTCCGCCCTCGAGGCCGGGACCGGCCATCCGGTGGCCGGGATCCTGGCCGACGCGCTGCGCTTCTACTTCGAGTTCCACGAGGCCGACGGCTTCGGCTGGACGGCGCACGTGCACGATCCGCTGGTGGCCGCGCACGCGGTGACCGGGGACTTCGCCGGCACCCGGCCGCTCGCGGTGGATGTGGAGCTGGCGGGGACGCTCACCCGCGGTCAGACGGTGGGCGACGAGCTGGGGCGCTGGGGCCGGGCGCCGAACGTCGAGGTGCTCACCGACGTGCGGCCGCAGGAGTTCATCGAGCATCTGCTCGCGACGCTCGAGAGCGGGCTGTCCCGCGATCCCGTGCGCTGA
- a CDS encoding HNH endonuclease (PFAM: HNH endonuclease) has product MGGVDVAQARSALAQLGAQGSGSLSAMSPREVIAVLSGLQKLSAAVAAVQARTLVQLEAAVTLDSVQRGESPRQAVRIARAEASAALKASPSAAGQSMASCRRLVQSMPGLLTALADGRMVPAAGHVVGRVLGPATPRQRSQVDEVLTAHLGSLEGCGPQEWGDEAERVLHALDPGGAAERHREARRSRSVTVRRGRHGMATITAHVTGLDGARIRQGLAVAAEQARAGGDRRGHQQIMADLFADALIGRGDGVDPSTLEIGVLITDRSLLAPAHADAATIEGYGSVPFEHIRDAMRHALDADGEDPELALTLRRLFLDPEDGQLVAVESRSRRFPPGLARLLRYAHQSCRAPYWDAGIRQLDHIVPWSRGGKTSRDNGNGACVADNQKEAAGRTARVITDEQGTRRTVEWTTRYGQKARRGGINYDPLGTAARQRHRRPPDASPEETTPRAISRAEAPPGPTPRDGAEHAARIGVSLQRAVDRIDPALLVRNRHPAGPRSRDRRCRLHPHPRVDYHARRHLIVLDGDPPPTPGVPASPRT; this is encoded by the coding sequence GTGGGCGGCGTGGACGTGGCGCAGGCGCGGTCGGCGCTCGCACAGCTCGGTGCTCAGGGATCAGGGTCGCTGAGCGCGATGTCGCCGCGCGAGGTGATCGCGGTGCTGAGCGGTCTGCAGAAGCTGTCCGCGGCGGTGGCGGCGGTGCAGGCACGAACGCTCGTCCAGCTCGAGGCGGCGGTGACGCTGGACAGCGTGCAGCGGGGGGAGTCCCCGCGCCAGGCGGTGCGTATCGCGCGGGCCGAGGCGTCCGCGGCGCTGAAGGCATCTCCCTCCGCCGCCGGGCAGTCCATGGCCTCGTGCCGCCGCCTGGTGCAGTCGATGCCGGGACTGCTGACGGCGCTCGCCGATGGTCGGATGGTGCCCGCGGCGGGCCATGTGGTGGGCCGCGTGCTGGGGCCGGCCACGCCCCGGCAGCGGTCGCAGGTCGATGAGGTCCTCACCGCCCACCTCGGCTCTCTCGAGGGCTGCGGTCCCCAGGAATGGGGAGATGAGGCCGAGCGGGTGCTGCACGCCCTGGACCCGGGCGGCGCCGCGGAGCGGCATCGCGAGGCGCGACGCTCCCGGAGCGTGACGGTGCGGCGGGGCCGACACGGGATGGCCACGATCACCGCGCACGTGACCGGGCTGGACGGGGCGCGGATCCGTCAAGGTCTCGCGGTCGCGGCGGAACAGGCCCGAGCCGGCGGGGATCGGCGCGGGCACCAGCAGATCATGGCCGACCTGTTCGCCGATGCGCTGATCGGTCGAGGCGACGGTGTCGACCCGTCGACCCTGGAGATCGGGGTGCTGATCACCGACCGGTCCCTGCTCGCTCCGGCCCATGCCGATGCCGCGACCATCGAGGGGTACGGCAGCGTGCCCTTCGAGCACATCCGCGATGCGATGCGGCACGCCCTGGACGCCGACGGGGAGGACCCCGAGCTCGCGCTCACGCTGAGGAGGCTCTTCCTCGACCCCGAGGACGGGCAGCTGGTCGCCGTCGAATCCCGTTCCCGCCGCTTCCCACCCGGACTGGCACGGCTGCTCCGCTACGCGCACCAGAGCTGCCGGGCTCCGTACTGGGATGCCGGCATCCGGCAGCTCGACCACATCGTGCCCTGGTCCCGGGGAGGGAAGACCTCACGGGACAACGGCAACGGGGCCTGTGTGGCCGACAACCAGAAGGAAGCCGCCGGCCGGACCGCGCGAGTCATCACGGACGAGCAGGGGACCCGGCGCACCGTCGAATGGACCACCCGGTACGGGCAGAAGGCCCGACGGGGCGGCATCAACTACGACCCCCTCGGCACCGCCGCTCGCCAGCGCCATCGCCGTCCACCAGACGCCTCACCGGAGGAGACCACACCTCGGGCCATCTCCCGGGCCGAGGCGCCGCCGGGACCGACTCCTCGAGACGGCGCCGAGCACGCCGCGCGGATCGGTGTCTCGCTCCAGCGGGCCGTCGACCGGATCGACCCCGCCCTTCTCGTGCGCAACCGCCATCCGGCCGGGCCCCGCAGTCGTGACCGCAGGTGCCGGCTCCACCCTCATCCACGCGTCGACTACCACGCCCGCCGCCACCTGATCGTGCTCGATGGCGACCCGCCGCCCACGCCCGGTGTGCCCGCCTCGCCCCGCACCTGA
- a CDS encoding acyl dehydratase (PFAM: MaoC like domain) produces MTGSTELRTQEQIRDLSDVPSFPAVYAAALDPRSRRGRGEAVLPSVAYRVRQVRIDAERARDFDHLMGGPATDLVHPGVLHVLAFPISLALMARRDFPFALLGLVHVRNQVLQHRPVRVGELVDVECRVRDLRPHHKGRTFEAVSTILGGDGEIIATDVSTYLVRGGGEPSSRARRDFAPPRPTGRWRLAADVGRRYAAVAGDVNPIHMSALSAKAFGFPRAIAHGMYTASRAFTESRVDLSRPLRWDVSFDAPVTLPGSVLVAYEDDPASGSVHCVGWRAGRGDKGPRRCFEVQVTTLER; encoded by the coding sequence ATGACCGGCTCCACAGAACTGCGCACGCAGGAGCAGATCAGGGATCTCTCCGACGTCCCCTCCTTCCCCGCCGTGTACGCCGCGGCGCTCGATCCCCGCTCCCGCCGGGGGCGCGGCGAGGCCGTGCTCCCCTCGGTCGCGTACCGGGTGCGCCAGGTGCGGATCGACGCCGAGCGGGCCCGCGACTTCGACCACCTCATGGGAGGGCCGGCCACCGATCTGGTCCACCCCGGTGTGCTCCACGTGCTCGCCTTCCCCATCTCCCTCGCCCTCATGGCCCGGCGCGACTTCCCCTTCGCGCTGCTGGGGCTCGTGCACGTGCGCAACCAGGTGCTCCAGCACCGACCGGTGCGGGTCGGGGAGCTCGTGGACGTCGAGTGCCGGGTGCGGGACCTGCGCCCGCACCACAAGGGCCGCACCTTCGAGGCGGTCTCGACGATCCTCGGCGGGGACGGCGAGATCATCGCCACCGACGTCTCCACCTACCTGGTGCGCGGCGGCGGGGAGCCGAGCTCCCGGGCGCGCCGGGACTTCGCACCACCGCGCCCCACGGGCCGCTGGAGGCTGGCCGCGGACGTCGGCCGTCGGTACGCCGCGGTCGCCGGAGACGTGAACCCGATCCACATGTCGGCGCTGAGCGCGAAGGCCTTCGGGTTCCCGCGCGCGATCGCGCACGGCATGTACACCGCCTCGCGGGCCTTCACCGAATCGCGGGTCGACCTCTCCCGGCCGCTGCGCTGGGACGTCTCCTTCGATGCCCCCGTGACGCTGCCCGGCTCCGTGCTGGTCGCCTACGAGGACGACCCGGCCTCCGGCTCCGTGCACTGTGTGGGCTGGCGGGCCGGTCGCGGCGACAAGGGGCCGCGGCGCTGCTTCGAGGTGCAGGTGACGACGCTCGAGAGGTGA